The following is a genomic window from Labrus bergylta chromosome 2, fLabBer1.1, whole genome shotgun sequence.
CTTCATTGGAAGTAGTCTGACTTTACTGTTGTCACTGTAAAGAGATTGAATACATGTTTTGCCTTCTTGCAGCAGTGTTTCACTTCCTCTTGTGTTCAGAgttaataatataataaaaggggaaaaagtatttaaatatgaaactCATTATTTATAAATACACAAATTAAAGGTGCACTAGAACTTTAATGAACTGCCAGTTAAGTTACACgatgagagataaaaaaaaaaaggtttatttcccataaaacaaaatagttgagttgtctttttattttttttattaacagtctAAGATATTTCAACAATTAATAGCAAAATagattttaatgcatttttatttacacactCCAACTAAAGAGATATCCCACTTGTAATAACTTTTTCAGTCCTCTCCATCGTAGATGAAAATCTTTCAAGCCCCTCCACCCCTCaccacacacatcaacacataaacatgcatccacacacactAAATCCCTCTATCAGACATGCCTTTTCCTGGCAAATTactacatcttttttttttgctgacaaGAAATACGGAGCCCCCTGACGTCCccaaaagccccccaaaaatattgcacaagttaatgtgtttgttttttttgtgcgttCCTGTGTTACCATTCTTCATACTGCTGAATCAATCAGCTTGTTTCCTTCTAACTTCCTGCAGTAGTAGCTCCACTTCACAACTGATAAAGTGTCTTATTACCCAACAATGCTTAAAGTGCAGAGGTTATACAAAGAATGACAAAGTAAAGCTGCCTGCACATGTTTTGCAAAGGAAATTAAATTATGTGGAGCAAACATTTAGGTTACATCTGCTGTATGTAAAGTAAAATGTTATCTTCTTTTTTAGCTGCAGagcttacataaaaaaaaaacttttaaattaaaatgagctTTCATCTTCCTGCTTCCATCTCAACGATCCCCTCAATAATCTCCCTGTGAGCCAGCTGACTGAGTGACTGGGAGCCTGTCTCTCGAGTTTTCCTCTCCGTACTCTCTATCGTGTCTGCTTGGGGCAGATGAAGAGCTTTCCTGCAGCTGGTCTTAACGGCAGAGCTGGAGAAGTAGTAGACCAAAGGATCCAATGCGCTGTTGAGATAAGTCAGGCTGATGCTGATGTAAAAAGCTGTGGTCAGGTCTTCCAGTGCCGGGCAGACTTCAGATTCCTGCAGGGTGCTGTGTGctttcttggtcttgatccAAATCAGCAGCTGCATGATGTTGCTCGGGAGGAAGCAAACAATGAAGAGCGCTGCCACCACGATGAGGAAGCACAGAACCCTCTGAATCTTTGCATCCTTGGCCAGCTGCCTCCCTCTCAGGACGACGACGATGTGGATCGTGCAGTAGAGAATCACAAGCAGAGGCAAATAGAAGGAGAAGATGAACTCAAACTTATGCCAGGTCAGGTTGTGTCCGGGTTCAGTGTTGATCATGAAGCTCTCACAGTAGGTCGTGTTGACGTGCTTTAAGGTGAAAACATGAGTGGTCATGCAGATGGTGATCAGCCACAGTGCCAGAGCTCCGCACCAAGCTTTAGAGATGCTCAGAGAGTTGATGAGGTGATGGGGATGCACCACGCGCATGTATCTGTCCAAGGCGATCACCATCAAGAAGACGGTGCTGCCGCTGCGGTTCATCGCCAGCAAGAAGAGGCAGATGTTGCAAAAAGCGCCGCCAAACCTCCACTTTATCCCAGAGCTGTAGTAGCTGGCCCTGAAAGGCAGAGCCATGTTGAGGAGAAAATCAGCCATGGCCAGGTTGAAGAGCAACACTGTGCTGCTTTTCCACGGCTTCAGGTGGAAGCAGAAGATCCAGAGAGCCAAGCCATTTCCTAACGCTCCAAAAATAAACTCTGTGGCCAGCAGTGGAGGCAGCACACTGATCAGCAGAGTCCCGTTGAAGTTGCATTGCATGTTGTCAGAGATGTTGCCTCTCTGGCTGCCGAAAAAGAATCCCCTCGTTGAGTGCGCTAGC
Proteins encoded in this region:
- the LOC110000592 gene encoding hydroxycarboxylic acid receptor 2; amino-acid sequence: MQCNFNGTLLISVLPPLLATEFIFGALGNGLALWIFCFHLKPWKSSTVLLFNLAMADFLLNMALPFRASYYSSGIKWRFGGAFCNICLFLLAMNRSGSTVFLMVIALDRYMRVVHPHHLINSLSISKAWCGALALWLITICMTTHVFTLKHVNTTYCESFMINTEPGHNLTWHKFEFIFSFYLPLLVILYCTIHIVVVLRGRQLAKDAKIQRVLCFLIVVAALFIVCFLPSNIMQLLIWIKTKKAHSTLQESEVCPALEDLTTAFYISISLTYLNSALDPLVYYFSSSAVKTSCRKALHLPQADTIESTERKTRETGSQSLSQLAHREIIEGIVEMEAGR